The Lathyrus oleraceus cultivar Zhongwan6 chromosome 5, CAAS_Psat_ZW6_1.0, whole genome shotgun sequence genome includes the window cgagacccacacatttcacctttCTTTCGGTGAGTGTACGTATCGATGGTAAGGTCATGAATGGTAGACTTAACCAGGATAACTCTATTTGCAATGATTTATTggggtgcccctttgtgtgacgaCAAAGCTGCGGGAGAGACATCCGGTCAAGCTAGGGGGCAAGGTATTAATTTAAGATATCTCaaacaatattatgcgagtataaCATTGATAGAAGAATCTATCGAGtacaaaaaaataattaaagctcgatgttatattatgattatatttggtaattttttatttcccgaaagtactggtaatatggtaaatattatgtatttaccgttgttacgaaacataaataaggtaagcGTATATAGTTGGGGTTTATCTGttttggcccatctatatagtgcaatgtgtaaaaatgccaaaaaaaatacttgtacttTTTATTCATGCGCATATTTACTACAAATAAGAGGTTGttcaagaatgtcgtcactcgcGCCGGTAAACGAGAAGCCATTCATATTCccgtttgcaacaaagtaagtttaaaactttaccatataattaattagactttatattaaaattaactataaataatattttcaattgtttttgatctaggtggtcagttagagggatgaactacaataggtgtccgaaacacgatatagtagtctatcgcaatctattggatcacattggaccagacgatgtaatactcctatacaactctattttaatttaaaaataatgatcaaattatttatcatctaatcatatcgtattgttgtacagtttatctggaggccatatctgggtcttgatcatcaaGTTAACCATAATGATATGCAGTTGCGACAGCAAAAACACCAATTATCCagttcactactgtggagatgcactAGAGTGACGGGGTAAAATTGCAGTTCGACATGTAACAACAAATTCtagaacctccgacgtgtttgggagattggcatcaaaaaagagtcgatgcccaatgggattattccgactgaagagacttcacaaaagagatatgtcgtcattggaggaatcgatgacaacacatcttaaacgaaccagtcatacaaggtgctagaccaactcaacaatatatgatatggtttaggtcggttacaacgcaataatttgtgtctgagccaaggtatttgattgatccacgtcaactagcttcgtcatcatacgcccaacaacaagtccccgtccaacaccaatgtcaaaccaccTAAACCCATcaaccaacctcacaccatcaccccaccacatacacccaacaaccaaacacccaacccCGTAACCCATTCATGCCACATACCCAAcctcaaaaccaagaatcaaaccatacccaccaacaaccatatGCAACCAACACAACAATCTATAGCTTAGATGATTCATACAATTCATGTCATCGTAGCCTcccaccaatgaccacccaaacatctcatcaccacaacacccaaccattgtttagCTATAGTACACCCTAGGAACCATTGTCTCGTTTCCAAAACGACTCGATGTCCCAATTCGAGCAACTATACCGTCCACAATTCACCCAACCACACTGACTCAACTACGATAACATGAGCACCGAACTcaattacggaagcgccgttggcgAGAACCCCCCAACTATTaggaacaaatgatgacacatctatcaaataccgttGAACCTTCCGCTGGACCTTCCaccggaccttcacaccagccaccattggatcatgtcaacactcaaagaccccaaacactTCAAGAAAATCATGAGAGACCTCGAAGACAGACcaacgcacctggatgtggaacatgAGACGTTTCAATCGGGTCGGTCATTGAATTCTTGACAATTCCATGTAATTTTTATtataacataaataaataaaaaaatcaatattttttatttaattattaaattaaaatttaaaattaaaaagaaaaCTAAATGAACATGCGCCAGATGCATTGGTGCATGCACCAGTGAAtacatgcatgcgccaagagACATGACGCCTATATGCATGACTATTGAGAGCATGCGTCAGTTCCAATGGCGCCTTCTTTGAAAGTTAAATGGATGTGTCAATTTAACTGATGCATTTATTTAAAAATGTAATTATTTTGATATTTATTTTAAACAATTGATTATATTAAgaatttaatttaaaaataattatttaaaaaaaaatacaattgACGCGTCTATTTAAAAAAATAGTTATTTTGATATTTATTTTCAACATCGGATTATTTAAGAATTTAACTTGATAAACTcagttatttaaaaaaaaaatctcaaatgggctcttattttagttttaataATGATTTGAAAGCCAAAAACGACAAAACTCAACAGCTCCGTGCCGCTTAACTTCGCCCTCGTAAACAAATTGGGGTCGCGCTGAACCTAACTTTCCGGCAAAGCTCAGTCGGAGTTTTCATCTTCCGTCGGAAATAGTGATAAACTCCATCCAGGTTTTCCTTTAGATATTTATTTTATACTTAAGGATTTTCGTCTCCTTGTTGCGCGCTCGTGATGCAATTCCACCCTGATTTGCGGCCGCGATTGCCGCTCCTGCAAGCGCACCGATGATTGAATTGCATCATAGAAGAGCTCCACTCCGCACTGCAATTCTGCGATTTTCGCTTGCTATTGACATTATAGTTCAGGATACTTGAAATAGAGGAACCATTGTTCGTTTTGGTATGAGACTTTATTGTTCTTATATGTTACTTTACCATTCACACCTGTAAATGGCATTCTTGTCTACATGAAAAAGTGACTTGTAAACATAAATTTACTAAGGTGTTTTTGTTCATAGGGAATACTGAGAGAGAATCCATTGATAATGAGGGAGCAATCTGATAACAGGAGTGCCAAGCCTAAAACAGGCACAAAGGAGAAGAAGAAAATTGAGTTTGAGTTCTGCAAGATCTGCAATATAAATTACAACCAAGGTATCCGCCACAAGTACTTCCCTAAACACAAAATATCCCTTTCCACCTTCCTCTCTCGCTTCCAAAGTAAACTCTCCGATGTTCGCTCCTTCCTCAAAACACCTACCCCTCTCAGTCCTCAGCTTGCTTCCCGTAATTGCTTCTGGTGTGTTTTCTGTGACCAAGATATCAACGAGCTTGATAGTTCCTTTGCTTGGTATCTaatttctgttttcaatttgatgAACTATTAGTCCAGGTTTTCTTTAATTAAACTGTAACTTGAAATGATTGTTGTCTTGATTCTCGAGGCAGTGAAAGTGCTATTCATCACCTGGCAAGCGTGGAACATGTGAATAATTTGAAGCACTTCTTTTGGAAATACGGTGGCGCCATGGATCAGCTGGACTTGTTTAAAGTTTCTGATAATGACGTTGCGAAGGTGCCGTGTAAAATCTTATATTTGTTTTTTAGGGGAATTAAATAAACTCATGATATTGAATGTGTTTGTTCATCATTTGCCATTTCTTTGTGAGTGCAGTGGGAAAAGAGGTGTGCGGCCCTTAAAAAAGAAGCTTCATTGCAAAGTGAGGGAAGTCCTGGAGCAGTTTTTGGACCTTCAAGTGATATCCATAATCAATTGAACAGTGGAAATATTGATagttttgaaaatatttattCCCATTCTATGAAATCATATCCATCAAATGTTGTTTTGCCTTTACACTGCCACACGAATAAGTATCAGGTATCCTCTTCAGGCCACTCTGGAGTTGGCAATACTGGCCTATTAGATATTGATAAGTCTTCTTTACCTTCGGAAGCGGGCTCTAGTGCAAATCCCCTTGCTTTGCAGGATTTTGCAGGTATGCTTACCTTGTCTATTGGAAATGTCATTTCTTATTGTTTACGACCATCGTTCACTTGTGGGATTTGTTAGAGTTGAGACTTATCTTCCATGTTCTTATGTTGTGTTTCAGTTGGAAGGAGTAGCCATTCTCTCCCTTGTAATGGTGGGCAATGGTCAAGTGATGGCTACACGAGCAATAAAGTGGTAAGTTTCTGTGTTGGGGGGAAGAGGGGAGTGTGTCTTAGGCTTTGGCTCTGCTGTATGAGAATCTAACTATTTGGGTTTTAGGCTTTCAGCAATTATGGCTGGTGATTTCATTGGTTTGCAAGATCAGTTTATCTGAAGTTTTTGCCTTAAGTTACCTAAAAATTTCATGACTTGATGATCAAGGATTGTAGTTTGTTTCTCACAATGGATGCTTGTACATTTTATATTCTCTAATTTCTTTCTTAACATTATTCTGTTGTGAAACTTCTTAATATATAATTTCAACACTGACAAAGGTATtgcttttttattttttaatgcATGTAACAGCTTCTTGATAATGGAAAAGTGGTCAACAATGAGAGCAGTCAGCAAGGTGTTCTATTTGTTTTTTTCTCAGTTCTTGTAACTGTACAAATTTGGGGATTCCGTGCCACTATTGAATTTGTCCTTGTATGCAAAATATTTGAAGACTAATCACTAATATGAATGCAGGAAAAAAAAGTTTTTCCGTGGCATTATGAGTCACTCATAAATAGGTAGCATAGAGTAGGCTATGAGTATAGTGGTGTAATCCAGTGTGCATAATAAAGATTTTCTGCATTTTCAGGTATACAGATGCTCACCCGAATCTCTATTGTGCCTGCTGAAAATAGTGGTGGAAATGTTCATTCTGGAGCACCACCACCTTGGTTTGAAACAACTGAGGGAGTTCCGATACATTCTAAGCCTGTTTCAAGAGACCTTGTCTCCCAGTTAAACAAGTCAGGGAAGCACAAAAAGTTGAATCCTAAACGAGTTGGAGCTGCTTGGGCCGAAAAGAGAAAGATTGAAATGGAGATGGAAAAGAGAGGGGAGATTGTGAGGAACGAATGCGATCCCAACTGGCTTCCTAATTTTGGTAGAGTTTGGCAATCTGGTAGCAGAAGAGAATCAAGAAAAGAATTTGAAAAGGAGAAACAAGAGTTGTTAAATGTTGAAACTCAATCTGAGCTGCCAATCAAGATACAACCATATGTTAGCAAAAGAATGGTGCGTTTTACATTCTAAATATTATTGGTCTGATTTGTTTCATAACTGTTGGCCAAAACCAGTCTGCATATGGCCTGGCTTAAAATGGCCAAACCCAATGCTGGCATGTTTGGTAAATAGGTTGCAAAATGGGCAAGTCCTACTGATATGGCCAACATGGCTAAAATGGTGTATCAATTGTATGCCGGTGGGACATTTTTTTGAAATGGTTTTCTGCCTAACTAACCACGGGCCAACTTACAGAGTCAATAAAATGATCTATATTTTCTATTCGAAACAACTAATATTTTCAATAACACGCTAGTAAGTTGGCATGTCTGGTTTGTGTAACGGTTCAATTAACTACAGATTCTTTTCTAATGAATTTTAACTTtattaagaaatgtggttggacctaactcaatcctacaaaaccggttggtagagtgaggattGCCCCATCTTATAAATACATGTTCAGGTCATATgttgtccgatgtgggactcttaacacactCCCACACGCCCAGGACTGGACATCTGGAGtgtggaaataaatggtgggtgacTTGATAAcggaaaccatagtaggtggTCCACCGGATATTAATCGagactctgataccatgttaagaaatgtggttgggGCTAACTCAACCCTATAAGACCGGTTtaaaccggttggtagagtgaggattGTCCCATCTTATAAACacataaacacatgttcagggcatatattgtccaatgtgggactcttaacaaACTTAATTAGTATGTGTTTGTTTGATGAGTAATTAGTTATTTCTATGGATTCTTCATTTTTTTTAACTCAACTTAAAATTGCCATAACTAGACACAGTGTTTGTGACTCATTCTCTTTGTTTGTTGCCTATCTCTAGAATGGCTTCATGGAAACAGTACACAATGTCCTATAGCCTTGGCAAGGGTGAAATTTGAAAGAAAATCTGCAAATGAGAAAATGAATTTGCAGCTGTAGCACCAATCCAAATTGCTAATCTGTTATCTAGGCCCTTCCTTCTGCAATGCACATTAAAATTGTTTTCACTCGTCAATCTATAAGTATTTAAACATGTTCCTTTTGTTTGTACTTTGCAGCGGATGGATAGTGACGTTGAGCATGCAAGTGGGTGAAATTTCTGTTGAGCAAACATGTTGGGGGAATCATCTTTAATGTATATATGCATTTAGTATCTTTTACATTGGAGACTTAACACAATGAAACACGATGCATTTAGCATCTCTTACACTCTGCAGATTGACCCACCACTTCAACAATGGTTCAGTAAAAATATGTACATCATCAGTACATGCATTAAGCATTTACTGAGAGATGTTGCTCTACATCAATGACTGTGATCATAGGGAATCCATTGTACATTTTAAGTGATATCCTTTTTATTCACTGTCAACTAGTGGGACTAGAAGGTTGTGGAGGTAAAGTTTGCTTATAAATAACCTGCAATAGGTTGAGTGCTGTCTGAATCCTGCCATGACGGTAGCTTTATAGCACCCAGATGATTAAGCACAATTTTTGAGCAATTGCTAAATGTTTAATTAGTTTTTAAACCCGTTTATGTATCCATAGTAGTGTGCAGTACCTAGCTTCGAGAAGTTAAGCTGCATTTGTCTTTCTTTGAAGTTGTTCCTTTTCTGTAATACTTTTTCCGGGCCTTGCCTCGGATCTTGAAGATCGGTTAATTCTAAAAATTATTCAGCATTTTGTTTCATCATTGAGGGTTACTAGGTAATTTTCAAACTTCAATCCATGTTATTCATGAATTGTTGTTATTTTCCATTTGCAAGCTTCTAAAACTGATCACGAAGTTTGCTCAGGAAAGCATCTGATGAAATTCTTCGtttaattataattattaaaGCCACTTTGACTTTAAATAGTTAcaattataaatttttttttaaaaaaactacTCAATAGTTTTTCGCAAAAAATAGTTATTTTCTTGAAAAACTGATTTCCCCCTCCAAAATTTGAAAATATTCTGAAAGTTTTTAATATTACTTTTAGAAGAGATAAAGAGTTCTGAAAAAATTAAACAATTCCAGCATGCAAGTCATATTTTAATGGGGATCTTCAACAATCCCATTAATATATATGATTCCACTGTGCACTCACTCCTTTCCTTATGTCAATGTTTGTTTAATTATACTAAACTTTATTGTGATCATCTTGTCCTTGTCCATATCCACTATTCTTTTTAAGGCATCTTTATATGGCATAATTATTAGATGATTATTATTGTTAGAATTGTTTCTCCTACATCTAAATCAGTTCACAgttattaaattttaatttaaaaaatgacACCAAAATATGCTTAGAAATTATGCTAAGTATAAATTATCAAAATGAGGCCAAGCCTATGTTGACATTTCATCAAGATTCTATAATGGTCATTTTCCATCAAGAATATATAATTCCCAGAGGGACGTTGCATATCCAATAAACAAATACGGTGATGCTGTTGCCACTCGAAAGCTGCACCTCAATAATAATCTTCCCCTAACATAATTAAGAATAATAGCTTCAAATATTAA containing:
- the LOC127078356 gene encoding TITAN-like protein isoform X3, whose product is MREQSDNRSAKPKTGTKEKKKIEFEFCKICNINYNQGIRHKYFPKHKISLSTFLSRFQSKLSDVRSFLKTPTPLSPQLASRNCFWCVFCDQDINELDSSFACESAIHHLASVEHVNNLKHFFWKYGGAMDQLDLFKVSDNDVAKWEKRCAALKKEASLQSEGSPGAVFGPSSDIHNQLNSGNIDSFENIYSHSMKSYPSNVVLPLHCHTNKYQVSSSGHSGVGNTGLLDIDKSSLPSEAGSSANPLALQDFAVGRSSHSLPCNGGQWSSDGYTSNKVLLDNGKVVNNESSQQGIQMLTRISIVPAENSGGNVHSGAPPPWFETTEGVPIHSKPVSRDLVSQLNKSGKHKKLNPKRVGAAWAEKRKIEMEMEKRGEIVRNECDPNWLPNFGRVWQSGSRRESRKEFEKEKQELLNVETQSELPIKIQPYVSKRMRMDSDVEHASG
- the LOC127078356 gene encoding TITAN-like protein isoform X2 — translated: MREQSDNRSAKPKTGTKEKKKIEFEFCKICNINYNQGIRHKYFPKHKISLSTFLSRFQSKLSDVRSFLKTPTPLSPQLASRNCFWCVFCDQDINELDSSFACESAIHHLASVEHVNNLKHFFWKYGGAMDQLDLFKVSDNDVAKWEKRCAALKKEASLQSEGSPGAVFGPSSDIHNQLNSGNIDSFENIYSHSMKSYPSNVVLPLHCHTNKYQVSSSGHSGVGNTGLLDIDKSSLPSEAGSSANPLALQDFAVGRSSHSLPCNGGQWSSDGYTSNKVQLLDNGKVVNNESSQQGIQMLTRISIVPAENSGGNVHSGAPPPWFETTEGVPIHSKPVSRDLVSQLNKSGKHKKLNPKRVGAAWAEKRKIEMEMEKRGEIVRNECDPNWLPNFGRVWQSGSRRESRKEFEKEKQELLNVETQSELPIKIQPYVSKRMNGFMETVHNVL
- the LOC127078356 gene encoding TITAN-like protein isoform X4; its protein translation is MREQSDNRSAKPKTGTKEKKKIEFEFCKICNINYNQGIRHKYFPKHKISLSTFLSRFQSKLSDVRSFLKTPTPLSPQLASRNCFCESAIHHLASVEHVNNLKHFFWKYGGAMDQLDLFKVSDNDVAKWEKRCAALKKEASLQSEGSPGAVFGPSSDIHNQLNSGNIDSFENIYSHSMKSYPSNVVLPLHCHTNKYQVSSSGHSGVGNTGLLDIDKSSLPSEAGSSANPLALQDFAVGRSSHSLPCNGGQWSSDGYTSNKVQLLDNGKVVNNESSQQGIQMLTRISIVPAENSGGNVHSGAPPPWFETTEGVPIHSKPVSRDLVSQLNKSGKHKKLNPKRVGAAWAEKRKIEMEMEKRGEIVRNECDPNWLPNFGRVWQSGSRRESRKEFEKEKQELLNVETQSELPIKIQPYVSKRMRMDSDVEHASG
- the LOC127078356 gene encoding TITAN-like protein isoform X1 — its product is MREQSDNRSAKPKTGTKEKKKIEFEFCKICNINYNQGIRHKYFPKHKISLSTFLSRFQSKLSDVRSFLKTPTPLSPQLASRNCFWCVFCDQDINELDSSFACESAIHHLASVEHVNNLKHFFWKYGGAMDQLDLFKVSDNDVAKWEKRCAALKKEASLQSEGSPGAVFGPSSDIHNQLNSGNIDSFENIYSHSMKSYPSNVVLPLHCHTNKYQVSSSGHSGVGNTGLLDIDKSSLPSEAGSSANPLALQDFAVGRSSHSLPCNGGQWSSDGYTSNKVQLLDNGKVVNNESSQQGIQMLTRISIVPAENSGGNVHSGAPPPWFETTEGVPIHSKPVSRDLVSQLNKSGKHKKLNPKRVGAAWAEKRKIEMEMEKRGEIVRNECDPNWLPNFGRVWQSGSRRESRKEFEKEKQELLNVETQSELPIKIQPYVSKRMRMDSDVEHASG
- the LOC127078356 gene encoding TITAN-like protein isoform X5; this translates as MFAPSSKHLPLSVLSLLPVIASGSESAIHHLASVEHVNNLKHFFWKYGGAMDQLDLFKVSDNDVAKWEKRCAALKKEASLQSEGSPGAVFGPSSDIHNQLNSGNIDSFENIYSHSMKSYPSNVVLPLHCHTNKYQVSSSGHSGVGNTGLLDIDKSSLPSEAGSSANPLALQDFAVGRSSHSLPCNGGQWSSDGYTSNKVQLLDNGKVVNNESSQQGIQMLTRISIVPAENSGGNVHSGAPPPWFETTEGVPIHSKPVSRDLVSQLNKSGKHKKLNPKRVGAAWAEKRKIEMEMEKRGEIVRNECDPNWLPNFGRVWQSGSRRESRKEFEKEKQELLNVETQSELPIKIQPYVSKRMRMDSDVEHASG